Below is a window of Tolypothrix bouteillei VB521301 DNA.
TAGTGTAGGGGTTGACAAATCGTCGATCGTTAGTTGCGGGTCACTGTATGTGGGATGACAATAAACTGTTTGCAATCGTAGAAGAATTGGTCATGCACCATTCTCCTAGTGGTGCGGAAGAAGAAATCAATCAGTTCTTGATGCAGCAATTTACAGCGTTGGGTGTTGAAGTATGGCAAGACCGTGCTGACAATATCATCGCTAAAATTCAAGGACGAGATTCAACAAGAGCGATCGCTATCACCGCTCATAAAGATGAAATCGGTGCCATTGTCAAAAGTGTTGGTGATAACGGTCGAGTCGAGGTTCGCAAATTGGGCGGAGCCTTTCCTTGGGTTTATGGTGAAGGAGTTGTCGATCTCCTCGGCGACAATGCCACCATTAGCGGTATTCTCAGTTTTGGTTCCCGCCACGTCTCTCATGAATCGCCACAGAAGGTACAGCAGGAAGATACTCCGCTCAAGTGGGAAAATGCTTGGATTGAAACAAAATGTACAACTGCGGAACTAGAAACGGCAGGTATTAGACCGGGAACTAGAATGGTGGTTGGCAAGCATCGCAAGCGACCCATTAGGTTAAACAACTACATTGCCAGCTACACTTTGGATAACAAAGCTTCAATTGCCATCTTGCTAGCTCTAGCTGAAAAGATTAAACAACCAACAGTTGATGTGTATCTAGTAGCATCAGCAAAGGAAGAAGTCGGGGCAATTGGGGCGCTTTTCTTCACTCAAAACCAGCGCTTGGATGCTCTGATAGCTTTAGAAATTTGCCCTCTCTCCTCAGAATACCCAATTGATGATGGGAAACATCCTGTCATCCTTTCCCAAGATGGGTATGGAATTTATGATGAAACACTCAACGGACAACTACGCCACTGCGCCAAAAAACTCGGTCTACCCGTGCAGTTAGCAGTCATCACCGGTTTTGGCAGCGATGCGTCCATTGCAATGAAGTTTGGTCATGTGTCCCGTGGTGCGTGTTTGGCGTTTCCCACTCAAAATACCCATGGATATGAAATTGCTCATTTGGGAGCGATCGCAAACTGTATTGATATATTGCAAGCGTTTTGTGAAGCCGAGTTCGCCTGAGTTTTTGGTTAAAATGTGTGAATAGGAAGAGGGTTAGTGCTACGGCAATTACATACAATGATGGCAATGACATGAATAGAGAGTGACAGCAAGCAAATGCCTAAAACCGTTGCCGATGTAATGAGCCATAACCCAATTGTTGTGCGACCTGAAACTCCTTTAAAGGAAGCTATTCAAATTTTGGCAGAGCGACGAATCAGCGGACTACCCGTCACGGATGATAGCGGGAAATTAGTAGGCATTATTTCAGAAACGGATTTAATGTGGCAAGAAACAGGGGTAACACCTCCGGCTTACATAATGTTTCTGGACAGCGTTATCTATTTACAGAATCCCGCAAATTACGAACGTGACTTACATAAAGCACTAGGGCAAACAGTTGGCGAAGTTATGAGTCACAACCCCATCACAATTTCTCCTGACAAAACTGTCACGGAAGCAGCCAGACTCATGCACGATCGCAACATTCACCGTCTTCCAGTACTTGATAGCGAGGGTCAAGTCGTTGGTATTCTTACTCGTGGCGACATTATCCGAGCAATGGCAGCAAGTCAAGAAAGTTAGTGGTTAATTGTTAGTTGTCAACCACTAACCACTAATCATCAACCACTAACCAATAACCAG
It encodes the following:
- a CDS encoding M42 family metallopeptidase, with translation MWDDNKLFAIVEELVMHHSPSGAEEEINQFLMQQFTALGVEVWQDRADNIIAKIQGRDSTRAIAITAHKDEIGAIVKSVGDNGRVEVRKLGGAFPWVYGEGVVDLLGDNATISGILSFGSRHVSHESPQKVQQEDTPLKWENAWIETKCTTAELETAGIRPGTRMVVGKHRKRPIRLNNYIASYTLDNKASIAILLALAEKIKQPTVDVYLVASAKEEVGAIGALFFTQNQRLDALIALEICPLSSEYPIDDGKHPVILSQDGYGIYDETLNGQLRHCAKKLGLPVQLAVITGFGSDASIAMKFGHVSRGACLAFPTQNTHGYEIAHLGAIANCIDILQAFCEAEFA
- a CDS encoding CBS domain-containing protein, producing MPKTVADVMSHNPIVVRPETPLKEAIQILAERRISGLPVTDDSGKLVGIISETDLMWQETGVTPPAYIMFLDSVIYLQNPANYERDLHKALGQTVGEVMSHNPITISPDKTVTEAARLMHDRNIHRLPVLDSEGQVVGILTRGDIIRAMAASQES